The genomic stretch taagctgttaggatcaaacgcttaccattatgccaaaaactatagctagtagcaaaaACGCAACTTTATTGCCATATTTTCGAGATCCAAGTTGCTGGATTCGGCCCTTTATCAGCCTCCACCCAACATTCTCCTTAGTCGCACATGGTGCTAGACtagggtgttggacttggccagTTACTGGACTCCGCCCAACAACCTTGTTAACTTGGCTCTACCCGGCATTCGCCCAACAAAACCACATGAGTGATTCAAATGTAGTGTAAAGGAAACCAACCAAGCCATACCCATAGCCATATATATACCTTTGAGAACTGTGTGGGATTTTCCATGGAAGTGTAAAGAGTGGGGAAAACAGGATGAGCGCAGTAACAAAAGGCATAGAGGCTAACAGCAGTGGGGATTCCCTTCCAATCAAGAACCACATCATCTGCATGAATACCAATCCCATCTGTTGCACTAGCCCACAGCATTGACCCCAGAAGCGTAACCGAAGCAATTACTCCACTAGCAGATATATAAGACAGAATACTCATATTGTTCAACAGAACAGTGGGCAATATCACCAACCCAATCAAAATAACCAAACTGGATTTCCCACCAATCACAATCCCCCATATCTCCACCTTCAAATTTGGCAACAAATTGTCCAAATTATCCCCTTCTAGGATCAAGAACCCAGTGGCCACCATGTAAAGCTCCAAGTTCATAACTATGGATACAACAGTCCTTCCTACACTTCCAAAAGCGCGCTCACCAATGTCTGGGTAGCTCTTTATCCTACAATCCATGACCATGCACCTTTGAATTAGTAAGCCTGTATAGAAGGTTGATGCCGCGATTATCAACAGAAACATCAAGCTCAACCATCCTCCACACGCCAATGCATATGGGACTGACAGTATACCAACTCCTGATAAtcacattaattaataataattcatttttacAACTACTAATTCACATAGTACAAAGCCATAACGCAGAAAATGACAAAAGATAGAGATCTAATTATTCCAAACGGATCTTACAcacatcaaatcaaatcaaatcaataatATAACAAAATGCATGCCATCTCATATTTGGAAAATCAAGCACTGCCATAAATTAAAGACCCACAAACAATAAGAAGAAAAGAGTAAATCAAAGCCTTAGGAGAATGAAAATACCTGACAATGCATTGATGCCGTTGAAACAGGTCTTGAAAAAGGATGTCTGGCCGGAAACGGGCTTTTGGTGGAGTTTTTGATGTCCATCCAAGAGATTTACGGTAATAGAATGGCCATCATCGAATTTGGGCTCCATGTTCTTAACTGTTTAAGCTCCGAGGAGGAGGGCGGCTGGGAAgaggaatagaatagaatagaatgGAATGAAAAAACAATTATTCAGAGGGAGCTCCACCAATCCATCTTACCCATCCACTAAGAGATGAGGTTGTTTTGTACACAACTCGACACTACAGGACAAAGGCTTCATCGGTGCTTTGCTGCCTTACaacttttgtttgtttctaAGCTTTTCTTTAAATGTAATGATGGCGATGGGATGTTTTTCCGTTTTCCAGTTTCCACGATATCGTCTGAGAGATATCAATCTCATCTACGGAACGGAGGGAGGTGtaaattaatctaaaaataaataatcacGTGTGTATTGGTTGGTCTTTGTCTAATGGTCTACCAAATACCACTTCCATGTCACGGACATAAAAATACAATCCTACAACATAGTACGGTTTTCAAGCACGACATAACTTcgagttttaacttttaactggCATTAGCAAGATTTGATAATAATTGATATAATATGTCCAAACTAAATCTGGATCAGTTAGCAGTTGTTATATCGTACACCATGGTCCATAAAGTTTGGTGGACCATGAAATACAACTCCAATGAAACTGTAactatatcgaaatgatactataattgtgttaaaaaaaaaaactgcaatgcattataaaaaaaactataattgtgttgaaaagaaactaaataataattttacatatttgaatatataatatcaaatgaaactgtaattatattaaaaagaagCTGTAATTATGTTAAAAGagaactgcagtgtatataaaataaaagtgaatatgttatacacacagaaTTAACCGCGCGAAACGGaaccgtttcttttcattaaacaaaacatcattttgatgcatggactactatgcattgtggaccgcggttcACAGTAAAATTTACTTATAACACATACATAAGACGAATTGTGTGCTCTAGACACTTTCTGGGTAATTAAAAAAGTCGACATTAAATGCTACCAAATTTATACAATAGTTATACAAGACATGCTGGACAAAcattcaacaataaaatacaGACATATAATTTACATGCTTCACGAACTAACTATCTGCCAAGGCATCATGCAGCTTTCTGACTAACGACAAAGCTTCCAGGGTTTATAGTAATACTCTTGGTGCAATTATCCGTCTTGTATATTCCAACAAGACGATCAGCCAATTCAAACATGTTGTTTCTAAGGCTGCACAAAATTTAGCTCCAAATTACATTCCGAATGCATCAATTTCACAACCATGCATGTTTTAGTTTCAAGTACCTTAGCCTTACCTAATAATTATGAACTGGGCATCTTTGGTACGATCCTTTACGTAGTGTCCCACAATAGACACATTTTTGAAATCTGGCAAGTgtaacatagatatcaataaaCACAGAGGTTGGAAAGTTGGAATGATGGGGCTAGACACAGCATTACCAAGTGACAAAGATGAAAAGGGCATACCCAAAGCAGCATCAATCTCGTCCATCACGTAAAGGGGAGTGGGTTTGAAGTGGTGGAGGGCAAAAACCAGGGCTAATGAGCTGAGTGTCTGACATTACCAgttcattaaattaaatatattagattAGCTTCCTATAATATTACTAACACTAGCATGAAGTTATATTTCACAGGTGTACCTTTTCACCGCCAGATAAATTTGCAATATTTTTCCAGCTTTTTTTGGGAGGTCTAACGCTGAAAACAACACCTTCCGAGAAAGGATCCAGAGAATCCACTAACTCAAGTTCTGCATCTCCTCCAAGGGTGATCATCTGAAAACCGATAGTAAACAAATACATTGAAGGTTCGAGCAGTTTGGAAAACAAATACATTAGACTCAATttgttagaaaaaataaaaacaaaaggcaATACTCCTTGCCTAATAAAAACTCAGTCTAACTGCAGCAGAAGTAAAAGTAATGACAAATTTTGACCTGATAACTTGGAAAATGGAATTAAATGATTAGTTCAGTTCAAATAATCCAACCTGATACATTTCTTTAAGCTTCAAAGATATCGTATTAAAGCCAGCCATAAATTCATCCAACCTGACAATTGTGACAAAGAATCTTATTCAGTGTGAATAGACCATAAGTGCTACTAGCAGTGTAATAAGTAATTAGGACagaaaaaaagtaattatgacAGATCATCAAACCTTCTTTTTCTCCATTCATcatattgtttttttatatCATCACGATCTTTGGTTACAGAATTAAGTTCTTCAACTCTTCCATTGTACAGAGACACTTTCTTCCGATACCTAGCGAGGGTGAGGGTGAAAACTCTTAGCACATCAACataagaaaggagatggatctTTTGCTTTATAATTCACAAGAAGCATACTCTGATATTGAATCAAGATTTGGGTTCATCTCTCGCAATTGGGCTTCGAGAAGTGAAACCATCTCAAGACCCCTTTTAAGATCACAACTTCCAGAAAGAGTTTCATCAGTAAGGGCTGCCTGAACTTTTTCATGGTCCACCAAGTCTAACTGAATTCTGATCCAAAGGCAgaaatatactttaaaataagtaataaaagaAACAAGGATTGGAAGTGCTTGTTAGTACAATAAGTGAGTGAGGTCTTACTGCTCCATATGCTTTGAGAGAGCAGTATCCAAATCACAGAGCTTTTTTTCATAACCTTTCCCTTTATGTTCCAACTCTTTGTACACTTTTTTCATATCTTGCAGCTTGTAGTCAGCATCAACCTGCACCTCCAGTTGAACAATGTTACGGAATGATGGTTCACTAGAAAAAGGCAGTAATGAGTTTAACAGCACAAGACCTCTGATGCCCGTAATTCATCCATGGCCTTCTTGAGGTTTTCATAATCTGATTTTGCTTTATCCAAAACATCTTGGTGCTGATTGATGAGCtgtataaaaaatgaataaataaattactttAGCCTATCAAAAGATCTTACTTGATTAAGAGAACTACAAGTATTTTACCAACCTCCTGTGTTTTCTTATAGTTTTCCTGAGCTGCAAAAGCCTTCTGTTCAATCACTTTGAACATAGAAAGcaatttttctttctcttcacCCAGTCTTTCCTTCTCTTTCTTAGATTCCTCTATCACCTTTACCAgttttttaatcattttctgACCTGTTTCAATTTGAACTCTGCAGCGATTGATCTCTGTCCTTTTTTGGTCAATATCCTGATATAAGCAGAGCATTTGTAATTGAAGATGCTAGGAATTCTAAGGTATTAGAAGTTGCATCAATTCTATCACACCAATGTAAAACTAATTGCCACCAAACTTGAATTTACGTCAACTAAATTCTTACCAACTGAATTTTGTTAACCTTCTCCTTTTGATTTTTCAGCCGTACACCACCAGCATTCTCTATTTTATTCTGAAGCTCTGAAGcctacaacaacaaaaatatcacAGGAACTAAGAAACTTTTTCTCAGTTAAATAGACAGAATTGAACTAACCACAAACTCCCGAAATATAACAGTTGAAAAGCACAAAACCAGGTTAAACTTAACCTTGTCTTTCAATTGCTTTGACCCTTGAGTCAGCTTgtctatttctttttcttctgcaGTTGTAATTTTGCCAAGCTCCTTCAGTCGGTCAACTTCATCCTTGGTTGGCTTTGAAGCTCTCTTTAAGGAAtccatttgattttttaaatcgCTTTGTAGTGATTTCAAGCTGTCAATCTGGTTAAAACCCCGAATTCAAAGTTAACAAGGCCTctttagaaaatatttataaaaaaatgttttaacaaGTCTCAGATATGAAACCTCCTTCTGGCTTTTGGCTAATTCCATTTCCAGGTGAGATATTGCTTCATCCAATGACCGGTAACGCATTGCTGCTTCAGAAATTTTTTGCCTTAGATTCCTCAAGCTTTCACTTAACTTTGAAAGCTCATCTTCAGCACTTGCAATAGCTTCTCCAGAAACACTGGCAGGTCGGATTGAAGATCCCATCTTACCACCACGTGGCTTATTTCCACCACCACTCATAGTCCCagatttttcaaaaagagcacCATCGAGTGTTACAACTCGCCTAAATTCTTTGTTTCCTCCATATGCAATTCGTGTTGCCTATAGGTCAAGAGGCAATCACATATCATGGCTATATTTCTTTTCAAAGATATCATTGCATGAACAGGGGAAAAATAATCTTAAAAGAATAAATCACAAATAGCACACTACTTTTGGTGAGAGAAATGAGAGattatttcacattttcaccAACACCAATCCACTCAGGTTTATGGCTTGGAATCATAATTGCTTCCCAATTCAAGACACAAATGTTTGCATCATAATCATTTGGCAATGGTAAAggaaagtttaaaattttacttttttcaagAGTCTcctaaaaatcaaaatgaagCAGAGGTCAAAGAATGAAAGTTAAATAAATGTTACCTGATCAATATCATTAGCAACAACTGTGTTCCCTAATGCTGCAAAAAAAGCAAGCTTCAATCTCTCATCTTGAACCTTAACTAAATCAAAAAGCCGTGGGACTCCTTCAGGCGTAGTTACTTTCTCCTTTATTCTATGTAAATGATCAACCTGCTTCTCCTGCAAAAACAGTTTTTTCCAAACCTAAGAACCAAACTAAGGAACAGAAAGAATTTCTCTGAATGTTCATAATCTGTTACTTGAAATACTTAAGACTTTGCTTAGTTTATTACAAGCAACAAAATCTTGAAAAACACAAATGCAGGAAACAATGTTGCTATTTTTTAGATGCACCTTAAACAGGCCACACAAAGAAAGCATCCAGATTAACATTAATCGATCATTATCTAATCTAACttcaagaaaaacaaaaacaaaacaaaaaaaatactaaaataaaaataaaaataactgtTCCATCTTAAAAGAGATGTCTACCAAAATCATAAAAGTTGCAACACCAAGATTTTTGTTGCGAAGTAGCTCCACACATGCTTGTGCTGCTGCAGTTGTCTCCACTACAATATAGTCAAGTCCAGCACATGCTGTTGATATTGCAATATCGTACTTTGCTgtcaaaataaaactaaataaataaatacaagtGCACATACATATAATGcagaattttaagaaaaaaaatgcaaattgaCTAGAATAATGCAAGAGCCAGTCGTTTGATGCATTGAAATAAGAAGCCACTGGGAAAAATTGCATTGACAGCATTgataaagtaattaattaattaattattgagaAAAATACTAGGAAAAACATACACTAATActtcaaattataatatttatatgggAATGTGATTGAttgcaataaaatataaattttataacacaataTATAACACTGCAAATTTagatcattttaattaaaaagtaatttataGCATTATACAAGTCCTAGCATAGCATCATAGCAAAGGAAGTTCTCAATTGCACATAAGGAGAAGGTAGTCAAGGTATCTAGATACActtaaattgcaattttttccATGTGAAAggacaaataataaatacaaaaagtgAGCTagcacataaaaattaaaaagataaagGCACTCACCATCAATAGCACCTAAATCACCCATGCGACCATATATTCCTGGAATGAGATTTGCTTCTTTGGCATGCAGTAATGCTTTCAACACAGATCCTTGACTCTTCTCAGATTCCATAACAGATACAAGCTCAGTGAGCTTTTGTCTAGCAGCTTTTTCAAGAGGAGTTAATCTTTGTTCTTCTAGGAGGTATTCCTGCAATGGCTCAAAATTTTCACCATGCACAGTTACCCAGGAAAATATGAAGAGCATCATGCAATTTGAATAttcaaaaactaaattaaaaaaaaatgcatacattttCCAATTTTTGCGCTTCTGATTTTTCAATCTTATTCCTCTCGAGCTCATTGATTAAGTTCTTTATGCCTGCACCTTTAGTctcaattttcttttctatttcaTCTATCTGCTTCTGAGCATCCTCATAAGCAGCACGGCCAGCCTCATGCTGCAAGTAATCAAAATCAGCATCAAGAGGTCTAACCAGCCGAACCAAATCACAGACTAAAACGAGCAGTTAATCAATTTGTACAAAATAGGGAAAATATGGTAAATAATGCAGCAAGATCACTAAATAATAGCATCTGTACTAAACAAGAATAAGCATGTTCTACAATTTAAGTCCATTTAGACCATATATGTAATTGCATAAAATTTGCTTTGGAATGAATACTAGTATAATAATGGGCCAACAAACACTCTAGATAAGAAAAATAAGTGTAGAACACATCCTGTGGCTATATCTCATCAGTTGCAATCCCacaatataaacataatatattTCCTCAGTAGAAGTCTATACAATATCTTCCCAGGTGACTGCGACAGAGCCCTCTTTAAAACAAAACAAGCAATAAACAAAAGATAGACTTCAATTGACATCAGAACAACACAATCTCAGAGCTTACCTTCTCAGATAGAAGTTTCATTTCAGTTGATGCAACTTCAAATTTTCCCCTGTGCTCAATCAGTTGCTTTTCCCATGGTTCTAATTCAGCTCGAACTTCAGCAAGCTCACCTCGGAGAACCTCCGTCTCAACTATTTTTCAAATGTTAGACAAGATGGAACACATtaggtaattaattaatccaTATCTTTATGTTAAATTGCATTGTTTAGTATGGAGAATTAAacctttaaattaatttaacagAGCCATCATGACAACTTCCATTAAACCACAAgagaaataaatatttaagtcaatgaaaaataagcTATTCAAACAAAGGAGATGAATCAGGTGAAACTAATGACAGGTTGACAGAGGACTATGAAAGCCTTCATTTGGTAAGGCATTAAACTAGATCATACCATTATGGGATCTACCACATTAATATCAAGAGAAACCTTGGGATGAGAGATTTTCTCTAATCTACTAAGAGCTGAGTAGCAAATTCATGAAGTAATTTTACAGAAAACAGAAGATACTTAATCTTTTGTCAGCACATATGAAACTACTCTACCTTTAGACTTCTCCTTTATTTCCTCTAAGATCTTTTCCTCATCCAGTAAAACCTTTTGCAGCATAGGAATATCTTCCTCCAGTTGTGGAATCAAATTAGTTGACTCCTCACACTTCTTTGTGGTATCCTCAATTTTTGCTGAATCCTAAAATCAAAAACAGCAAGGCTGTCAGCACTAATTCTAAAGTAATAGCATATAATTCCTCATATAGTAGCATAGTCAATGTCAAGCTTTCCCTAAACCTTATCTAGTTTAGCATTAagcttcttcatcttctctttCAAATGCTTCAAATCTTCACGATACTTCACATCTTGCCTTTCAAATTCCTTGAACTCATCTTTGCAACGTCCCAGGGTATTACCAAGCTCCTGGTTTTCAAAGCAAAAGTGAAGACCAGTATAATTAAAGGCTagaaaggaagaaaaaagaGACAGGAATTCAAACTGACTGCAGGGAACTCTACGCAAGGTGGTCCTAAATGGCTAGATAAAGTTTGTTAGATGAACCTAAAGTCCAGACCTCATGCTTTTTCATATACTTTATATGAAGTGCCTCAAGTTCCTTCAACGTTTTGCTGTTTTCTCGAATCTTCTCCCTGCAACGGTGCATGCTATTTTCAGAATCAACAGCAATAAAGCAACAAGCCACATGAATTCAAGCTTGAAAATAGATAAATTACCTTTCATTTTTCAGATTCTCTTCCGTGGTGGAAATGTTACCCTGTATCTCAACTATTTTTGCTGAATTATCTTCAAAAGCTAACTTTGTTGCTTTCTCTTGCCATTTCAGCAGGGATAATTCTTTAAGCATGTAGGCTTCAGCTTCATTCTTTACACCCTGATGGAGTCAACATTACAAATTAATTTCAAAGCACTAATTGAGGAAAGTATAGGCACCTGTTATGTGTAAAACATACCTCCAGGCTATCCCGTTCTTTCTCTGCCAGCTTCACCATTTGAACAACCCCAGTCCTCTTTTCATTGAGGGATTCTAGCCTATAAGCAATTGAATATGTCACAAACACAGGCTTAAGAAATGTTGCATGCATACACTCAATATGATTATTTAGGATGTGTACTCATGGCAGTTAAGCTACTAATACAATTTTGGGATTAAATGTGTGACATCATAAAATAACTTGTTCAAAGAAAAACATGGGAAGTTGGAAACCAGAATATCAATGTCATACattagaaagaagaaaatttaaGGCAGCATGATTATTCAAATACCATTTCCCTTCTTAAAGTAAAACCTTGTGAACTATGAGAAATAAATTCTTTAAACTCAATAGACAAAGCCATCTGCAGGAGTGAAGATAATCAACTTTGACAAAGTAACAGAGCGTACTGCTTAAATGATTCATCAATCTTCTCAACATATTTGTTAGTTCCAATAATATCCTCCAGATACTCAAGAAAGCCTTCATCATGAGGTCCTTGTGCTTTTGGTTTCATCAACGATATCTGCTCAACCTCACCCTGATGAAATTACACCTTTCTTTAACTTAGAATTCAAGCAAATTTTTTGTActacatttcaaaattttaaaaataataataataataataataaaatgcaaACCTGAAGAATCAAAAAGCGGTTGTTATCCAAGTCAACTCCTTTCCCTTTCAATTTCTTTGTGACCTCAGTAAAATTACTTGttctatcattaatataatattttgaggaATTGTCTCTAAAGGCAACACGagtaattacaaaattactTCCAGGGACTGCTTCAAACGTTCCATCATCCTATAAAGAGGCATGTGAAGTCAATGAAATGGTAACATCCCGATTTCAACTTCATTAGTAAAGAAGAACAAGTAAACATACTAAGTCAATGATCTCCTGAAAGTGAACAGATACACCAGCACTTTCCAGATTCTGGTGATTGGTTGAATTGTGAATGAGCTCTGACACTTTATTAAGCCGCATCTGCTCAAATACAAGCAAATTGCAAATTTGAACATGAAATGCAACCACTGATGACATGTGGAGAAAATAACCAAATGTAGCAAGAAATAAATTCTTAAAAATTTGAGGAGTCATTAAATACTAATGGAAATcataatttcaatttcattttctgcTGCAACTAGAAATCTCATTTCCATTCATCATCtacgacaaaaaaaaataaaaataaatactacgtaaataaataaaaataaaaacataaactaaaagGACAACACATAAgaataaaatcaacaaaaacaCATGAGATTAAAATTGCTTTTTACTTGTTTGGCTCgctttccaaacacaaacaacataGCATCAATCACGTTGCTCTTCCCACTTCCATTAGGACCGACCACGGCAGTGAAACTCTGCAGAATAGGGGCAATTAAGCTCCAGAAGATTcaaacaattttaatttctgAAAGACAAGTTGTAAGAAAACCCTAACCTTGTGAAATGGGCCAACGCGCTGTTCGCCCGCATAGGATTTGAAATTTCTCATCACCATCTCTTTAATGACAAGCCTCGGTCCTCGAGATCCCGGCCGATTGTCCTCCGTCATCAACTCGTCAACAGTCGCCGATTCCATCTCCGCACCCATAACAACTGGTTCAGAAAACACCGGTGCTGAAGCCCAACTCCGGCCAAATCTTCGACTAAGCTGAAATTATGCGTTCCTGTAGGCGTAATGGCCTTGATTTGCTTGTCAGCTCAGTATAAGCTTATCAGTATCATCGGTGTGAGAAGAGGGAATTTCAACAAATCTAGTCGACAATATTTGGGCGGGAAGTTTTGAAACCAAATTTGACATGGGCCGGAGCGGTTCACTTTTGTAAAGGCCCAAATGTCTGAAGTCTATGGTACGAgtaattggcaaattatgctatggaaccaggtccatgttcacaatttacaaactctatgtttataattttaaaattctatgtttacaattttaaaattttatattcacaattttaaattttaatatataaaattacattattcaatattcacaatttttgaactctatattcccaattttgttatatagattcaaaaattgtgttatactattgaatatagagttataaaattgtaaacgtagagttttaaaattgtgtacatagagttctgaaattatgaacataaagttctgtagttgtaaatatagagttcaaaaaattatgaacataaaattctaaaattgtgaacatgaacctgagtccaccttgcaaggtggacccgaatccatggcataacaatctcgaataattcaatttttattttgtggaCTAATGTTCACCATGAGTATTGTGCTATATGTACTTGTAACTAATCATATTATGTATTCAGGTAATAAATTAGAGTCACTCATAAGTTTTAACCAAAGTTCtttgattatttgattgttacttaaaatcaattgagGTAAGTATGTGGACATTAATTGTGTGTTTGGCATATAATTTGGCACAACCTCTGGAAGAAAATCCCATGCATGAAGACTGCATAACATTCTCTTCAGCTATATAACATTCTCTTTCTTCCAACACAATAAAAAGATCACCACTAGATTATTTTTATCTCCAAAATTCtcccacttttaaaagtgatcATATCTCCACATCACTAAATTTACACACTCtcacttttaaaatgatttcaCTCTTACCTAGTTacattacattattataatataaaaacaaaatagtaatataataataattaaaaaataaataaactgacACAGTTTGAAAACTTGCAAAGTTTGCAAGTTTTCAAGCCAACTTggcttttataataatttttctttttgttttttttaaagccaTGTCAGCTTGAAAGTGGATGATTTACAAGGTAAATCCAACCTTATGTGAGTTAAAAGTATACTCTGCATAAATAAACTGGAAAACCCTGCAAACTGGTATTTCACCTAGCTATCAACCAAAATCCTTTTGGAACATGGGAAGGCAACAAGCTCAAATAATCTAAATAATAACAAGTCTGCAATATCCAAAATTCCCATTGTTCATAATTTTACATGTTTCCCTATTTAAATCCATCCATTCTCGCtgataatcaattaaaatacaaaaacaatgtATACATATTACAACAACTTTTCAGGACTTTCGAGCAAACACTTGTTTAACAGAAATCAACCTTAAATGAAGATCAACATAAGCAAGCTTTCATGATAGAACTTTGGGACAGGTGAGAATATAATGCTCTTTAATGCATAACCCAGTAGTCATGGCTCCACAAGTGAGAGTTGTCCCCTGCACACACAGGAATGAAAACCATTTCTTAATCACAATCCCCTTGTATATATCAATAAAAGCAACAAGCCTCTT from Ipomoea triloba cultivar NCNSP0323 chromosome 12, ASM357664v1 encodes the following:
- the LOC116000041 gene encoding amino acid transporter AVT1I-like isoform X1, yielding MEPKFDDGHSITVNLLDGHQKLHQKPVSGQTSFFKTCFNGINALSGVGILSVPYALACGGWLSLMFLLIIAASTFYTGLLIQRCMVMDCRIKSYPDIGERAFGSVGRTVVSIVMNLELYMVATGFLILEGDNLDNLLPNLKVEIWGIVIGGKSSLVILIGLVILPTVLLNNMSILSYISASGVIASVTLLGSMLWASATDGIGIHADDVVLDWKGIPTAVSLYAFCYCAHPVFPTLYTSMENPTQFSKVLILCFVVCTISYASMAILGYLMFGPNVLSQVTLNLPTHKLSSKVAILTTLINPIAKYALMVKPLVNAMENLFASHCSKKGSSLVIRTSLVISTVIVAVAIPLFGYLMSLVGAFLSITASVVLPCLCFLKISGIYRTLGVEMIMVFVIMVMGVAIMVVGTYTSVLEIVGHL
- the LOC115998055 gene encoding structural maintenance of chromosomes protein 4, coding for MGAEMESATVDELMTEDNRPGSRGPRLVIKEMVMRNFKSYAGEQRVGPFHKSFTAVVGPNGSGKSNVIDAMLFVFGKRAKQMRLNKVSELIHNSTNHQNLESAGVSVHFQEIIDLDDGTFEAVPGSNFVITRVAFRDNSSKYYINDRTSNFTEVTKKLKGKGVDLDNNRFLILQGEVEQISLMKPKAQGPHDEGFLEYLEDIIGTNKYVEKIDESFKQLESLNEKRTGVVQMVKLAEKERDSLEGVKNEAEAYMLKELSLLKWQEKATKLAFEDNSAKIVEIQGNISTTEENLKNEREKIRENSKTLKELEALHIKYMKKHEELGNTLGRCKDEFKEFERQDVKYREDLKHLKEKMKKLNAKLDKDSAKIEDTTKKCEESTNLIPQLEEDIPMLQKVLLDEEKILEEIKEKSKVETEVLRGELAEVRAELEPWEKQLIEHRGKFEVASTEMKLLSEKHEAGRAAYEDAQKQIDEIEKKIETKGAGIKNLINELERNKIEKSEAQKLENEYLLEEQRLTPLEKAARQKLTELVSVMESEKSQGSVLKALLHAKEANLIPGIYGRMGDLGAIDAKYDIAISTACAGLDYIVVETTAAAQACVELLRNKNLGVATFMILEKQVDHLHRIKEKVTTPEGVPRLFDLVKVQDERLKLAFFAALGNTVVANDIDQATRIAYGGNKEFRRVVTLDGALFEKSGTMSGGGNKPRGGKMGSSIRPASVSGEAIASAEDELSKLSESLRNLRQKISEAAMRYRSLDEAISHLEMELAKSQKEIDSLKSLQSDLKNQMDSLKRASKPTKDEVDRLKELGKITTAEEKEIDKLTQGSKQLKDKASELQNKIENAGGVRLKNQKEKVNKIQLDIDQKRTEINRCRVQIETGQKMIKKLVKVIEESKKEKERLGEEKEKLLSMFKVIEQKAFAAQENYKKTQELINQHQDVLDKAKSDYENLKKAMDELRASEVDADYKLQDMKKVYKELEHKGKGYEKKLCDLDTALSKHMEQIQLDLVDHEKVQAALTDETLSGSCDLKRGLEMVSLLEAQLREMNPNLDSISEYRKKVSLYNGRVEELNSVTKDRDDIKKQYDEWRKRRLDEFMAGFNTISLKLKEMYQMITLGGDAELELVDSLDPFSEGVVFSVRPPKKSWKNIANLSGGEKTLSSLALVFALHHFKPTPLYVMDEIDAALDFKNVSIVGHYVKDRTKDAQFIIISLRNNMFELADRLVGIYKTDNCTKSITINPGSFVVSQKAA
- the LOC116000041 gene encoding amino acid transporter AVT1I-like isoform X2 encodes the protein MEPKFDDGHSITVNLLDGHQKLHQKPVSGQTSFFKTCFNGINALSGLLIQRCMVMDCRIKSYPDIGERAFGSVGRTVVSIVMNLELYMVATGFLILEGDNLDNLLPNLKVEIWGIVIGGKSSLVILIGLVILPTVLLNNMSILSYISASGVIASVTLLGSMLWASATDGIGIHADDVVLDWKGIPTAVSLYAFCYCAHPVFPTLYTSMENPTQFSKVLILCFVVCTISYASMAILGYLMFGPNVLSQVTLNLPTHKLSSKVAILTTLINPIAKYALMVKPLVNAMENLFASHCSKKGSSLVIRTSLVISTVIVAVAIPLFGYLMSLVGAFLSITASVVLPCLCFLKISGIYRTLGVEMIMVFVIMVMGVAIMVVGTYTSVLEIVGHL